One Dokdonia sp. Dokd-P16 genomic window carries:
- a CDS encoding DUF6503 family protein, translating into MKYSFLTIAASALLTITSCKQENTTATPTPEVATVNKNLAKVETSWITERVAKTEKRLNSTEAGKIVWQSMEAHGGLQRFFENGPLSFRFDYVPLDGSTRRYTDETLDTWNNKAVHWSPEDTTQRFGWDGEKAWKQVSDSTAFPFDMRFWALTPYYLAGSPFILDGEGVNLEKLEDKTFKDNNYDVVKITFSEGTGDAPDDYYIIYVGKEDHKVAVVRYIVSYPKYFPNGGAAPEKLMEVQGTTIVNGIELPSGFHTHWLTEDEEAGEHITTITIDNIRFNPEIEKSYFDIPEGATIIE; encoded by the coding sequence ATGAAATATTCATTTCTTACCATAGCAGCAAGTGCACTGCTTACAATCACTTCTTGTAAACAAGAAAACACAACTGCTACGCCTACACCAGAAGTAGCTACTGTAAATAAAAACCTTGCAAAAGTTGAAACTTCATGGATCACCGAACGTGTGGCCAAAACTGAAAAAAGACTAAATAGTACTGAAGCCGGAAAGATTGTATGGCAATCTATGGAAGCTCATGGCGGATTGCAACGCTTTTTTGAAAACGGACCACTTTCTTTTCGTTTTGATTATGTCCCATTAGATGGAAGTACTCGTCGCTATACAGATGAGACACTAGACACGTGGAATAACAAAGCAGTACACTGGAGTCCAGAAGATACCACGCAACGTTTTGGATGGGATGGAGAAAAGGCTTGGAAGCAAGTATCAGACTCAACAGCATTTCCTTTTGACATGCGTTTTTGGGCACTGACACCTTATTACCTCGCTGGCTCACCTTTTATTTTAGATGGCGAAGGAGTTAACCTTGAAAAACTAGAAGATAAAACGTTTAAGGATAATAACTACGACGTCGTTAAAATTACCTTTAGTGAAGGTACTGGCGACGCTCCAGATGATTACTACATTATTTATGTAGGTAAAGAAGATCATAAGGTAGCTGTTGTACGTTACATCGTGTCATATCCTAAATATTTCCCTAACGGCGGCGCTGCTCCAGAAAAACTTATGGAAGTTCAAGGAACAACTATCGTAAATGGCATTGAACTACCATCAGGTTTCCACACACACTGGTTAACAGAAGATGAAGAAGCTGGAGAACATATAACTACTATCACAATAGACAACATCCGTTTTAATCCAGAGATAGAAAAAAGCTACTTCGACATTCCTGAAGGTGCAACTATTATTGAATAA
- the ilvC gene encoding ketol-acid reductoisomerase — protein MNYFNTLPLRDQLAQLGKCRFMDASEFQDGIAAIKGKKIVIVGCGAQGLNQGLNMRDSGCDISYALREGAITDKRPSFVNASSNGFTVGTYQELIPSADLVLNLTPDKQHTSVVKAVMPLMKKGATLAYSHGFNIVEEGMQIREDLTVIMVAPKCPGSEVREEYKRGFGVPTLIAVHPNNDPEEKGLAQAKAYAAATGGHRAGVLESSFVAEVKSDLMGEQTILCGVLQTGSILCFDKMVAKGIDPAYAGKLIQYGWETITEALKHGGITTMMDRLNNPSKIKAFQLAEELKEIMRPLFEKHMDDIISGHFSKTMMEDWAADDKNLHKWRAATGETAFEKQEITTAEITEQEYFDHGVLMVAMVKAGVELAFETMTAAGIIEESAYYESLHETPLIANTIARKKLFEMNRIISDTAEYGCYLFDHACKPLLTDFMKKVDTNIIGSAFAKENDVDNQELIAVNDAIRNHPVEEIGATLRRAMVAMKKVKTA, from the coding sequence ATGAACTACTTCAACACATTGCCACTTAGAGATCAACTGGCACAACTAGGGAAATGCCGCTTTATGGACGCAAGCGAATTTCAAGATGGAATCGCTGCTATAAAAGGCAAGAAGATTGTGATTGTAGGTTGCGGCGCGCAAGGTCTTAATCAGGGTCTTAATATGCGTGATAGCGGTTGTGATATTTCTTATGCATTACGTGAGGGAGCGATTACAGATAAACGTCCATCTTTTGTAAATGCGAGTTCTAATGGGTTTACAGTAGGAACGTATCAAGAGTTAATCCCAAGCGCAGATTTAGTGCTCAACTTAACACCAGATAAACAGCATACATCTGTTGTAAAAGCAGTGATGCCTTTAATGAAAAAAGGAGCTACACTAGCTTATTCTCACGGATTTAATATTGTGGAGGAAGGGATGCAGATTCGTGAGGATCTCACGGTAATCATGGTGGCACCTAAGTGTCCTGGCTCTGAGGTGAGAGAAGAATATAAAAGAGGTTTTGGAGTACCTACCTTAATTGCAGTACACCCTAATAATGATCCAGAAGAGAAGGGGCTAGCGCAAGCAAAAGCCTATGCAGCAGCGACAGGAGGACACAGAGCAGGTGTTCTAGAGTCTTCTTTTGTAGCAGAAGTGAAGTCTGATCTTATGGGTGAGCAAACCATTCTTTGTGGAGTGCTACAAACAGGGTCTATTCTATGTTTTGATAAAATGGTAGCAAAGGGAATTGACCCTGCATATGCTGGAAAACTAATTCAGTATGGATGGGAAACCATCACAGAAGCCTTGAAACACGGCGGAATCACAACCATGATGGATCGCCTTAATAATCCGTCTAAAATTAAAGCCTTTCAACTAGCAGAGGAATTAAAAGAAATTATGCGTCCACTATTTGAAAAGCATATGGATGATATTATCTCTGGTCACTTCTCAAAAACCATGATGGAAGACTGGGCTGCAGATGATAAGAATCTTCATAAATGGAGAGCTGCCACTGGAGAAACCGCTTTTGAAAAACAAGAAATCACCACCGCAGAGATTACGGAGCAAGAATATTTTGATCACGGAGTGCTTATGGTAGCGATGGTTAAGGCAGGAGTGGAGCTCGCTTTTGAAACCATGACCGCTGCCGGAATTATAGAGGAAAGTGCGTATTATGAATCGCTTCATGAAACGCCACTTATTGCAAATACCATCGCTAGAAAGAAACTTTTTGAGATGAATCGTATCATTTCTGACACAGCAGAGTATGGTTGCTATCTTTTTGATCATGCTTGTAAACCGTTATTAACCGACTTTATGAAGAAGGTGGATACTAATATTATAGGTTCCGCTTTCGCGAAAGAAAATGATGTTGATAATCAAGAATTAATTGCGGTAAATGACGCGATACGCAATCATCCTGTTGAGGAAATAGGAGCGACACTACGAAGAGCTATGGTCGCAATGAAGAAAGTGAAAACAGCTTAA
- a CDS encoding glycosyltransferase — protein sequence MDIKNNLPEELASTATKKDSIAKKIAVNPWGTTVLITTFLLLVISAYIAYMLRYDFSQLDFERKSTVFGYAFMTVASIFLAYKSAFFLYTLYNYFRYKPVASVTDEELPTVTVIVPAYNEGKQVYATLQSLAASDYPVEKIQLLSIDDGSQDDTWHWMQVAKKELGNRVSICQQPKNMGKRHALYRGFHEGTGEVFITVDSDSIVTPDTLRNLVSPFIDNEDCGAVAGNIRVLNNEKALLPKMLDVSFVLSFEFVRSAESNLNSVLCTPGALAAYRRDAVFACLEEWIDQTFMGKPSDIGEDRAMTNMILSQGKHVLFQKNAYAYTNVPENYKGLYKMFIRWGRSNVRENIAMAKYVFTDFREGSKTGTRLLFLSQSLQIIMTYPFLAFMLFFIATHPVLFITSTLVSILVLSTFPALFYGKKYNIAESFYAYSYSLFYTFGLFWITPYAIATAGKSGWLTRSLPQAA from the coding sequence ATGGACATTAAAAACAACCTTCCAGAAGAATTAGCATCAACTGCTACCAAGAAAGATTCAATTGCAAAAAAAATAGCTGTAAATCCTTGGGGAACCACTGTACTCATTACAACATTCTTACTCCTAGTCATATCTGCTTATATAGCATATATGTTGCGTTATGATTTTTCTCAACTAGATTTTGAACGTAAAAGTACTGTCTTTGGCTATGCATTTATGACGGTGGCCTCCATATTTCTTGCCTATAAAAGTGCTTTCTTCTTATATACACTTTACAACTATTTCCGTTACAAACCCGTAGCATCTGTTACAGACGAAGAGTTGCCTACAGTAACTGTGATTGTACCTGCTTATAACGAAGGCAAACAAGTATATGCAACACTCCAAAGTCTTGCTGCTAGTGATTATCCAGTAGAAAAAATCCAACTATTATCTATAGATGATGGTAGCCAAGATGATACATGGCACTGGATGCAAGTCGCCAAAAAAGAACTAGGTAATCGTGTTTCTATATGCCAGCAACCTAAAAACATGGGGAAACGTCACGCCTTATATCGTGGCTTTCATGAAGGAACTGGCGAAGTTTTCATCACTGTAGACAGTGATTCTATTGTAACTCCAGACACGCTTAGAAATTTAGTTAGTCCATTTATTGATAATGAAGATTGTGGTGCTGTAGCAGGTAACATAAGAGTATTGAACAATGAGAAGGCATTATTACCAAAAATGCTTGACGTGAGTTTTGTACTTAGTTTTGAGTTTGTACGATCTGCAGAGAGTAATCTTAACTCTGTATTATGTACTCCTGGCGCACTAGCTGCTTATAGAAGAGATGCTGTTTTTGCTTGTCTAGAAGAATGGATTGATCAAACGTTCATGGGGAAACCATCAGATATAGGTGAAGATCGCGCGATGACAAATATGATTCTTAGCCAAGGTAAACATGTACTTTTCCAGAAAAATGCATATGCTTACACTAACGTACCAGAAAACTATAAAGGACTTTATAAAATGTTCATTAGATGGGGAAGAAGTAACGTACGTGAGAACATCGCAATGGCAAAATATGTATTTACAGACTTTAGAGAAGGCTCAAAAACCGGTACAAGATTACTCTTTTTAAGTCAGTCACTTCAAATTATAATGACGTACCCTTTCCTTGCTTTTATGTTATTTTTTATAGCAACTCATCCAGTTCTTTTCATAACATCTACATTGGTAAGCATCCTTGTTTTATCTACATTCCCTGCACTATTTTACGGCAAAAAATATAATATCGCAGAGTCTTTTTATGCATACTCATACAGTTTATTTTACACATTTGGATTATTCTGGATTACTCCATATGCCATCGCAACTGCAGGTAAAAGTGGCTGGTTAACACGTAGCTTACCACAAGCAGCATAA
- the ilvA gene encoding threonine ammonia-lyase yields MAVATTIFIPTLKSITDAANRVKKVAIKTPFMRSFTYSTKFDAEVFLKREDLQQVRSYKIRGAYNKISTLTDKQKEVGIVCASAGNHAQGVALSCSRLSIHGTIFMPSTTPNQKVEQVEMFGGEWINVVLEGDTFDDAFARASQVCTTEGKTFVHPFDDEKIIEGQATVGLEMLTQSEQPLDYVFVPVGGGGLIAGLSSVFHHLSPKTKIIGVEPAGAPAMLTSLSQKENTTLDEIDKFVDGAAVQRVGDRNFAIVQQFVDRVVTVSEGKICQTILDLYNRDAIVAEPAGAMTLAVLDQFAEEIKGKNIACIVSGSNNDITRTAEIKERALLHQGLKHYFIVKFPQRAGALKEFVAEVLGPTDDITYFEYSKKTSREQGPAIVGLEIKSSKDLQPLLDRMHARKFYGEYLNDKPELFQLLV; encoded by the coding sequence ATGGCAGTAGCAACAACAATATTTATTCCCACGTTAAAGTCAATTACTGATGCAGCAAATAGAGTAAAGAAGGTTGCCATAAAAACACCATTCATGCGCAGCTTTACATACTCAACGAAGTTTGATGCAGAAGTTTTTTTAAAGCGTGAAGACCTACAGCAAGTGCGCAGTTATAAAATAAGAGGGGCTTATAATAAGATAAGCACGCTTACAGATAAACAAAAAGAAGTAGGCATTGTATGTGCTAGTGCTGGTAATCATGCGCAGGGCGTAGCTTTGTCATGCTCACGTTTAAGTATTCATGGCACCATCTTTATGCCTTCTACTACACCTAATCAAAAGGTGGAGCAAGTAGAAATGTTTGGTGGAGAGTGGATTAATGTTGTGCTAGAAGGTGATACTTTTGATGATGCTTTTGCTCGAGCCAGCCAAGTTTGTACCACAGAAGGGAAGACGTTTGTACATCCCTTTGATGACGAAAAAATAATAGAAGGTCAGGCGACTGTAGGCTTAGAGATGTTAACGCAGTCTGAGCAGCCGCTAGATTATGTTTTTGTTCCTGTAGGTGGGGGAGGATTGATAGCTGGATTGTCTAGCGTTTTTCATCACCTATCACCTAAAACGAAGATTATAGGAGTAGAACCTGCAGGAGCTCCTGCGATGCTCACTTCGCTCTCTCAAAAGGAAAATACTACGCTAGATGAGATTGATAAATTTGTTGATGGTGCAGCAGTACAACGGGTAGGCGATCGCAATTTTGCTATTGTACAACAGTTTGTAGATAGGGTAGTTACCGTTTCTGAAGGTAAGATATGCCAAACTATTCTCGATTTATATAATAGAGATGCTATTGTAGCAGAACCAGCGGGCGCAATGACGCTTGCTGTATTAGATCAATTTGCTGAAGAAATAAAAGGTAAAAATATCGCTTGCATCGTAAGTGGAAGCAATAATGACATCACCCGTACCGCCGAAATCAAGGAGCGCGCGCTATTGCATCAAGGCTTAAAGCATTATTTTATTGTGAAGTTTCCGCAGCGAGCGGGAGCTTTAAAAGAGTTTGTGGCTGAGGTGCTTGGCCCCACAGACGATATCACTTATTTTGAATATTCTAAAAAGACGAGTAGGGAACAGGGGCCAGCAATCGTAGGTCTAGAAATAAAATCTTCAAAAGATTTACAGCCGCTTCTCGATAGAATGCATGCGCGTAAATTCTATGGTGAGTACCTTAATGATAAACCAGAATTGTTTCAACTGCTTGTTTAA
- the ilvB gene encoding biosynthetic-type acetolactate synthase large subunit yields METKTIHNPSKTTTTMSGSEALIHCLLAEGADLIYGYPGGAIMPFYDQLHIHQDKIHHVLTRHEQGATHAAQGFARATGKVGVAIATSGPGATNLITGIADAQIDSTPMVCITGQVGSHLLGSDAFQETDIIGISTPVTKWNHQITSAKEIPEVLAKAFYIARSGRPGPVLIDITKDAQFEEFEFSYEKCEHIRSYVPVPEVKEEQLQAAAEAINNAKQPMIVWGQGVILGEAEEAFKAFIEKSGIPAAWTILGVSAIRTDHPLNVGMVGMHGNYGPNVLTNQCDVLIAIGMRFDDRVTGNLESYAKQAKVIHFEIDPAEINKNVTADIPVLGNSKDTLERILPLIEKKEHTAWHQKFKDHYDIEFDKVIKNDIHPTKEGLTMGEVIELINTKTNGDAIIVTDVGQHQMVGIRYANFKKSKSNITSGGLGTMGFALPAAIGAKMGAPDREVVAIIGDGGYQMTIQELGTIFQTGAAVKIVVLNNEFLGMVRQWQQLFFDKRYASTEMKNPNFCKIAEAYDIEAQKVTDRSTLEDAITRMIASKNSFFLEVMVEKEDNVFPMIPTGASVSDIRLA; encoded by the coding sequence ATGGAGACAAAAACCATACATAATCCATCAAAGACAACTACCACTATGAGCGGTAGCGAGGCATTAATTCACTGTTTACTGGCAGAGGGAGCAGATTTAATTTATGGATATCCCGGAGGGGCGATTATGCCATTTTATGATCAGTTACATATACATCAAGATAAGATACATCACGTACTCACACGTCATGAGCAAGGAGCTACTCATGCTGCACAAGGATTTGCTAGAGCAACCGGGAAAGTAGGCGTTGCTATTGCGACTTCAGGACCAGGAGCCACAAACCTAATTACAGGTATTGCAGATGCTCAGATAGATAGTACGCCTATGGTTTGTATTACTGGGCAAGTAGGCTCACACCTATTAGGAAGTGATGCCTTTCAAGAAACCGATATTATAGGGATTTCTACACCCGTTACAAAGTGGAATCATCAAATTACAAGTGCTAAGGAAATCCCAGAAGTACTAGCAAAAGCTTTTTATATAGCGCGTTCTGGGCGTCCAGGGCCTGTATTAATTGATATCACAAAGGATGCACAGTTCGAAGAATTTGAATTTTCTTATGAAAAATGCGAACATATACGTAGTTATGTGCCAGTTCCAGAAGTAAAGGAAGAACAATTACAAGCAGCTGCAGAGGCTATTAATAATGCAAAACAACCCATGATTGTATGGGGGCAAGGTGTTATTCTTGGTGAGGCAGAAGAGGCTTTTAAGGCCTTTATTGAAAAATCTGGAATCCCAGCTGCGTGGACAATCCTTGGGGTATCTGCAATTCGTACAGATCATCCGCTTAATGTGGGTATGGTGGGAATGCATGGCAATTATGGGCCTAATGTACTTACTAATCAATGTGATGTATTGATTGCCATTGGGATGCGTTTTGATGATCGTGTTACAGGCAATCTTGAAAGCTATGCAAAGCAGGCTAAGGTGATTCATTTTGAAATAGATCCAGCCGAGATTAATAAAAATGTAACAGCAGATATACCAGTATTAGGTAATTCTAAAGACACGCTTGAACGCATATTACCGCTTATAGAAAAGAAAGAACATACCGCGTGGCATCAAAAATTTAAAGACCATTATGATATAGAATTTGATAAAGTCATAAAGAACGACATTCACCCCACAAAGGAAGGATTGACCATGGGGGAGGTCATAGAGCTTATCAATACTAAAACAAATGGCGACGCCATTATAGTAACAGATGTTGGTCAGCATCAGATGGTAGGTATACGCTATGCAAATTTTAAAAAATCTAAGAGTAATATTACTTCTGGAGGTTTAGGGACGATGGGCTTTGCTCTTCCTGCAGCAATAGGAGCTAAGATGGGAGCGCCAGATCGCGAAGTAGTAGCGATTATAGGTGATGGTGGTTACCAGATGACCATACAAGAGCTTGGCACTATTTTTCAAACTGGAGCTGCAGTAAAGATTGTTGTGCTCAATAATGAATTTTTAGGAATGGTGCGCCAGTGGCAACAATTGTTTTTTGACAAGCGCTATGCTAGTACAGAGATGAAGAATCCTAACTTCTGTAAGATAGCAGAGGCTTACGATATTGAAGCTCAGAAAGTCACCGACAGAAGCACACTAGAAGATGCTATTACTCGTATGATTGCTTCAAAAAATAGTTTCTTTCTAGAAGTAATGGTAGAAAAAGAGGACAATGTATTCCCTATGATTCCTACAGGAGCATCAGTATCAGATATACGCTTAGCATAG
- the ilvN gene encoding acetolactate synthase small subunit, with product MSEQITTYTVTIYSENNIGLLNRISAIFQRRKINIESLSASESEIDDVFKFTLVVNITEHQMEKIKGQIERQVEVIKAFYHTDEETIFTESALFKIKSELLFEEPQIQNIIKDSHARIVTVNRDFFVLEKSGRRSEIDLVHRELKPFGIMQFTRSGRIAVTKTEMPISSLLQQIRNEQEAAFAKA from the coding sequence ATGAGTGAGCAAATAACAACATATACGGTAACAATTTATAGTGAGAATAACATTGGGTTACTTAATCGGATCTCTGCTATATTTCAACGTCGTAAGATTAATATTGAGAGTCTTTCTGCTTCAGAGAGTGAGATAGATGATGTCTTTAAGTTTACACTAGTAGTAAATATTACAGAACATCAAATGGAGAAAATCAAAGGTCAGATAGAACGTCAGGTTGAGGTTATCAAAGCTTTTTATCATACCGATGAGGAGACCATTTTTACAGAAAGCGCACTTTTTAAAATCAAATCTGAGTTGCTTTTTGAAGAGCCTCAAATTCAGAATATTATAAAAGATAGCCACGCGCGCATAGTCACTGTAAATAGAGATTTCTTTGTGCTAGAAAAGTCAGGTCGTAGGTCTGAGATTGATTTGGTGCATCGTGAGTTGAAACCTTTTGGTATCATGCAGTTTACTCGTTCGGGTAGAATTGCAGTAACTAAGACAGAGATGCCTATCTCTTCATTATTGCAACAAATAAGAAATGAGCAGGAGGCCGCTTTCGCGAAAGCGTAA